The Ziziphus jujuba cultivar Dongzao chromosome 7, ASM3175591v1 genome includes a region encoding these proteins:
- the LOC107424836 gene encoding acidic leucine-rich nuclear phosphoprotein 32-related protein encodes MDEIWERAVETALDGQTDYASARTLTLDGAVKCFQGRLPPPSLLEKFQNLQHLSIANTGVSSLEQFPRLRNLEKLILSDNRIAGGLEFLVDAGLDSLRDLDLSNNRIQYIEDLAPLAQLKLVSLDLYECPVTRVKDYRSRVFGLIKSLKYLDKMDAEENERPESDDEEDEEDDDDEDDPGSGEIDGEDRPYRTNNGHSEGAEGVVDADEDEESDADEEETETARRLNGQSHQANGFRVAPVEGARDGDEDEEDGDEDNESGEEIDEEDVEDDDVVEVHEIDDSDDEEDAVEYDEDDDDEDDDEDEEVDNDEGDFAEPESTGRLTSTEGEIDGHEQGEDDGDEDDNGETGEEEQGVEEDGEFEEEEEGEEEEEDYGAGYLVQPVRQPDVDDAGGSDMDPGNEEGDGEEEEEVEDDDEVQVLPPSSSQLKRKRDEHVEDDDDSEDEEDDDDVVDHSKSSKKDR; translated from the exons ATGGATGAGATCTGGGAGAGAGCCGTTGAGACAGCGCTAGACGGACAAACCGACTACGCCTCGGCTCGAACCCTAACCCTGGACGGAGCCGTTAAGTGCTTCCAAGGTCGCCTACCCCCACCTAGCCTTCTAGAGAAGTTCCAGAATCTTCAGCACCTGTCTATTGCTAATACTGGCGTTTCGTCGCTTGAGCAGTTTCCTCGTCTCCGAAACCTCGAGAAACTCATTCTCTCTGACAATCGGATCGCTGGTGGCCTTGAATTTCTCGTTGACGCAGGCCTCGATTCACTGCGAGACCTCGACCTCTCCAATAATCGGATTCAATACATCGAAGATCTTGCCCCTCTCGCTCAGCTTAAGCTCGTCTCACTCGATCTCTATGAATGCCCGGTTACTCGTGTCAAGGACTATCGATCTAGGGTTTTCGGGTTGATCAAATCGCTCAAGTATTTGGATAAGATGGATGCGGAGGAGAACGAGCGTCCCGAGTCCGACGACGAAGAGGacgaggaagatgatgatgatgaggatgacCCTGGGAGCGGAGAAATCGATGGTGAGGATCGACCATACAGAACGAATAATGGTCACAGTGAAGGGGCTGAGGGAGTTGTTGATGCTGATGAGGACGAAGAAAGCGATGCTGATGAGGAGGAGACGGAGACAGCTCGGAGGTTGAATGGACAAAGTCACCAAGCAAATGGGTTTCGCGTTGCCCCAGTGGAGGGAGCAAGAGATGGAGATGAGGACGAAGAGGATGGGGATGAAGACAATGAATCCGGAGAGGAAATCGATGAAGAGGACGTTGAGGATGATGATGTGGTGGAGGTTCATGAGATTGATGACAGCGATGATGAGGAAGATGCGGTTGagtatgatgaagatgatgatgatgaagacgaTGATGAGGATGAAGAGGTTGACAATGATGAGGGGGATTTTGCCGAACCTGAGAGCACAGGGAGGTTGACAAGCACTGAAGGGGAAATTGATGGGCATGAAcaaggagaggatgatggggaTGAAGATGATAATGGGGAGACAGGAGAGGAAGAGCAGGgcgttgaagaagatggggagtttgaagaggaagaagagggTGAAGAGGAG GAGGAAGACTATGGTGCAGGCTACTTAGTTCAACCTGTGCGACAGCCTGATGTAGACGATGCTGGAGGTAGTGACATGGACCCAGGGAACGAAGAAGGTGATggtgaagaagaggaagaagtcGAAGATGACGATGAAGTTCAGGTGCTGCCTCCATCATCTTCACAGCTGAAGAGGAAGAGAGATGAACATGTGGAGGATGATGATGACAGCGAGGAtgaagaggatgatgatgatgttgttgatCACAGCAAGTCTTCGAAGAAGGATCGTTGA
- the LOC107424838 gene encoding plant-specific TFIIB-related protein 1 has product MRCPYCSAGQGRCATTSGGRSITECDSCGRVVEERQSQPHHLFHLRAQDNPLCLVTSDLPTLHQHYQTHDDDDEDPFEPTGFITAFSTWSLEPSPLFLRSCLSFSGHLAELERTLESSSSSSSSSSTSSSSTVVVDNLRAYMQIIDVASILGLDYDISDHAFQLFRDCCSATCLRNRSVEALATAALVQAIREAQEPRTLQEISIAANVPQKEIGKYIKILGEALQLSQPINSNSISVHMPRFCTLLQLNKSAQELATHIGEVVINKCFCTRRNPISISAAAIYLACQLEDKRKTQAEICKVTGLTEVTLRKVYKELLENWDDLLPSNYTPAVPPERAFPTTVIASGRTSATKADLAEATASLDREKQPEAKPNNKPNEVTDMIHQARVKEDVESKGNARGAHNPLLNRSTIIWQTQHPFGTSGLRTVGDKSQNIVQGMEIDEAQSNHQQLEQKIEKETKDITNSPKQTQLSSPLASSSSLATRQFRPPSPLGPSPSVQFLQPPKLAPGYTELKGSGGQNGNKNAKHFGDI; this is encoded by the exons atgaggtGCCCGTACTGCTCGGCCGGGCAAGGGCGGTGCGCCACCACGAGCGGCGGGAGGTCCATAACGGAGTGCGATTCGTGTGGGCGCGTAGTGGAAGAGCGACAGTCCCAACCTCACCACCTGTTCCATCTACGCGCCCAAGACAACCCTCTCTGCCTCGTCACCTCCGACCTCCCAACCCTCCACCAACACTACCAGACCCATGACGATGACGACGAAGACCCCTTCGAGCCCACCGGCTTCATCACTGCCTTCTCCACCTGGTCCCTCGAGCCCAGCCCACTTTTTCTCCGCTCCTGCCTTTCCTTCTCCGGCCACCTCGCCGAGCTTGAGCGCACCCTTGAATcgtcctcctcttcttcttcttcatcatcgaCTTCATCATCGTCGACGGTTGTGGTTGATAATCTGAGGGCGTACATGCAAATCATCGATGTGGCCTCGATTCTTGGCTTGGACTACGACATCTCAGACCACGCGTTTCAGCTATTTAGGGATTGTTGCTCCGCTACTTGCTTGAGGAATCGTAGTGTTGAAGCCCTTGCCACTGCTGCTCTTGTCCAGGCCATTAGAGAGGCTCAAGAACCCAGAACCCTCCAA GAAATTTCAATCGCAGCCAATGTTCCACAGAAGGAAATCGGAAAATACATCAAAATACTAGGAGAAGCTCTACAGCTTAGTCAGCCCATTAACAGCAACTCCATATCAGTCCATATGCCTAGGTTTTGCACTCTCCTTCAGCTCAATAAATCTGCTCAG GAACTGGCAACTCATATTGGTGAGGTTGTCATCAACAAATGTTTCTGCACTCGACGCAATCCCATTAGCATCTCTGCAGCTGCTATATATTTGGCCTGCCAACTGGAAGACAAACGCAAAACACAGGCAGAAATTTGTAAGGTGACTGGTCTTACTGAAGTCACTCTCCGGAAAGTGTACAAGGAGCTTTTAGAGAATTGGGACGATTTGCTACCATCTAATTATACTCCAGCTGTTCCTCCTGAAAGGGCATTTCCAACTACTGTAATTGCTTCGGGCCGCACTTCAGCGACCAAAGCTGATTTAGCTGAAGCCACTGCTTCTTTAGACAGAGAGAAGCAACCTGAAGCTAAACCTAATAACAAACCAAATGAAGTCACAGATATGATCCATCAGGCAAGAGTCAAAGAGGATGTTGAAAGTAAAGGAAATGCCCGAGGGGCACATAACCCTTTATTGAACCGGTCTACAATTATCTGGCAAACCCAGCATCCGTTTGGGACTTCTGGTTTGCGGACAGTGGGTGATAAGTCTCAGAATATTGTCCAAGGAATGGAAATTGATGAGGCACAGTCAAACCATCAACAGTTAGAGCAGAAGATAGAAAAGGAGACAAAGGACATCACAAACTCGCCAAAGCAAACTCAATTGTCAAGTCCTCTGGCTTCAAGTTCAAGTTTAGCTACCAGGCAGTTTCGGCCCCCATCTCCATTGGGTCCTTCTCCAAGTGTTCAGTTTCTGCAACCACCTAAGCTAGCACCAGGTTATACCGAGCTTAAAGGCTCTGGAGGtcaaaatggaaataaaaatgcCAAACACTTTGGGGACATCTAG